The proteins below are encoded in one region of Reichenbachiella sp. 5M10:
- a CDS encoding DUF2723 domain-containing protein — MIDYNRLNNITGWIIFLIATTVYALTVEPTASFWDCGEFIAVSYKLEVPHPPGAPLFLLLGRLFSFFAGGDVEKVAYWINMLSVLSSGFTILFLFWSITHIAKKLVPTEANLTNYLLIIGSGVIGALAYTFSDSFWFSAVEAEVYAMSSFFTAFVVWAMLKWENIQDPSDENRWIILIAFVVGLSIGVHLLNLVTIPALGLIYYFKKRNKVSTKGIIVTLAASGAIVIIIMSGVIPGLPSMASVLEIFFVNNLGLPFGSGIIFFVVVCLGGLIYGIYYSVQNNKVTMNTILVSFAFILIGYSSYSIVLIRSNYNPPIDENNPEDVLSYVSYLKREQYGSRPLLHGQYFTAELIGQDKGAAVYKKGKEKYEISDYKLEYRYDPKQTTILPRTYSAQPGHIQKYREVMGLKKGEKPSFSDNIYFMLRHQIGTMYFRYFMWNFAGRASDIQGASWLSIPEALADVPSMLDENKGRNKFFMIPLLLGIIGLFFQYYKDPRNFAFVAMLFFLTGVAIVLYLNSPPTEPRERDYIYAGSYYAFAFWIGLAVIPIFRGLRKLVKAGNVAAILSIVLCLSAPAIMASEGWDDHDRSDRYFSVDSAKNFLASCEENAIIFTGGDNDTFPLWYVQEVEGFRTDVRVIVLSYFNTDWYIAQMMRDAYESKPLPFGLSLERYAQGGLNDYLPLVERQNIKGGVMNAKQFIKLINEEHPALQVPTSISKYNSVPAKNFYLDVDTARVQTQGIIPEKYEKMLVDKMTWSMKGNGLEKKDLAILDLIVNNNWERPIYFNNTSASSVNFNIKKYMMQEGNAFRLLPIANPAGNEMMVDTDKMFDNLMNNFHWRELDNPDVYYSEDYRNFVLNHRATFNTLIDALLLEGDTERAKEAVFKCLEVMPDDAIRFDHFSVQQVNYLMILNEEERATKMAEKIGTRADETLAYMFEEGINDRFELQKNLISLSELARTFRAADNNELAQKYETLFRNYYGMVQQ; from the coding sequence ATGATTGATTACAACAGACTTAACAACATAACCGGCTGGATCATCTTCTTGATCGCCACCACCGTTTATGCTTTGACCGTAGAGCCGACTGCCAGTTTTTGGGATTGCGGAGAGTTCATAGCTGTATCCTACAAACTCGAAGTACCTCACCCACCAGGAGCGCCACTCTTTCTGCTTTTGGGTCGCTTATTCTCATTCTTTGCAGGTGGGGATGTCGAAAAAGTAGCCTACTGGATCAACATGCTCAGTGTATTGAGCAGTGGTTTCACGATTTTATTTCTGTTTTGGTCAATCACGCATATTGCCAAAAAACTAGTCCCCACAGAAGCCAACCTCACCAACTATTTGTTGATCATCGGCAGTGGAGTCATCGGCGCACTCGCCTATACCTTTTCCGACTCCTTTTGGTTTTCGGCAGTAGAGGCAGAGGTGTATGCGATGTCTTCGTTCTTTACTGCATTTGTCGTGTGGGCGATGCTTAAGTGGGAAAACATCCAAGATCCTTCGGACGAAAACCGTTGGATCATCTTGATTGCATTTGTCGTTGGCCTATCTATAGGTGTCCACTTGCTCAACCTCGTCACCATCCCTGCACTGGGATTGATCTATTATTTCAAAAAAAGAAACAAAGTCAGCACCAAAGGAATAATAGTCACACTTGCCGCCAGTGGTGCCATAGTCATAATCATCATGAGTGGTGTGATTCCTGGTCTCCCGAGTATGGCCAGTGTCCTAGAAATATTCTTTGTCAACAACCTCGGTCTCCCATTTGGTTCGGGGATCATCTTCTTTGTGGTCGTCTGTTTAGGAGGATTGATTTACGGAATCTACTACTCTGTACAAAACAACAAAGTCACCATGAACACCATCTTGGTGTCCTTTGCATTCATATTGATCGGCTACTCTTCGTATTCGATCGTATTGATTCGCTCCAACTACAATCCTCCCATTGACGAAAACAACCCAGAGGATGTATTGAGCTACGTCTCTTACCTCAAGCGCGAGCAATACGGTAGTCGTCCGCTCCTACATGGACAGTACTTCACCGCCGAACTGATCGGTCAGGACAAAGGAGCCGCCGTGTACAAAAAAGGAAAGGAAAAATACGAAATCTCGGACTACAAACTAGAGTACAGATACGATCCAAAGCAAACTACGATCCTTCCTAGGACCTACAGTGCGCAACCAGGACACATCCAAAAATACCGCGAAGTAATGGGGTTAAAGAAAGGTGAAAAACCGAGTTTCTCTGACAACATCTACTTCATGCTTCGCCATCAGATTGGCACCATGTATTTCCGCTACTTCATGTGGAATTTCGCCGGTAGAGCCTCCGATATCCAAGGAGCAAGTTGGCTCAGCATACCCGAAGCTCTCGCTGACGTACCATCCATGCTCGACGAAAACAAAGGCCGCAACAAGTTCTTCATGATCCCGCTATTGTTAGGAATCATTGGCTTGTTCTTTCAGTACTACAAAGACCCAAGAAACTTTGCCTTCGTCGCAATGCTCTTCTTTTTGACTGGAGTCGCCATCGTGCTCTATCTCAACTCCCCACCGACCGAGCCACGAGAAAGAGACTACATCTATGCTGGATCATATTACGCTTTTGCGTTTTGGATAGGGCTAGCTGTGATTCCGATTTTCAGAGGACTCCGCAAACTCGTCAAAGCAGGCAACGTCGCAGCGATCTTGTCTATCGTACTTTGTTTGTCCGCTCCAGCCATCATGGCATCCGAGGGGTGGGATGATCACGATAGATCTGACCGATACTTCTCCGTAGATTCGGCAAAAAATTTCTTGGCCTCTTGTGAGGAAAATGCCATCATCTTTACCGGTGGAGACAACGATACCTTCCCTCTTTGGTATGTACAAGAGGTCGAAGGCTTCCGTACAGACGTACGAGTCATCGTACTTAGCTACTTCAACACGGACTGGTACATCGCCCAAATGATGCGAGATGCTTACGAGTCCAAGCCTCTCCCGTTTGGATTGAGTCTAGAAAGATACGCACAGGGTGGCCTCAATGATTACCTCCCGTTGGTCGAAAGACAAAACATCAAAGGAGGAGTCATGAATGCCAAGCAGTTCATCAAACTCATCAACGAAGAGCATCCTGCACTACAGGTCCCTACCTCAATCAGCAAGTACAACTCAGTACCCGCCAAAAACTTCTATCTAGACGTAGACACGGCACGTGTACAAACCCAAGGTATCATCCCTGAGAAGTACGAAAAAATGCTCGTGGACAAAATGACCTGGAGCATGAAAGGAAACGGATTGGAGAAAAAAGACCTTGCGATCCTTGATCTCATCGTCAACAACAACTGGGAACGTCCAATCTATTTCAACAACACCTCCGCATCAAGTGTCAACTTCAACATCAAAAAATATATGATGCAAGAAGGGAATGCGTTTCGATTGCTACCGATAGCCAACCCAGCAGGCAATGAGATGATGGTCGATACCGACAAGATGTTCGACAATTTGATGAACAACTTCCACTGGAGAGAACTCGACAACCCTGACGTGTACTACTCAGAAGATTACCGAAACTTCGTACTCAACCATCGTGCGACATTCAATACACTCATCGACGCATTGCTCCTCGAAGGAGATACGGAGCGAGCCAAAGAGGCCGTCTTCAAATGCCTCGAGGTGATGCCTGATGATGCCATTCGATTTGACCACTTCAGTGTACAGCAAGTCAACTATCTGATGATCCTCAACGAGGAAGAAAGAGCCACCAAAATGGCAGAAAAAATCGGAACACGCGCAGACGAAACCCTCGCATACATGTTTGAAGAAGGTATCAATGACCGCTTCGAATTGCAGAAAAACCTAATCTCACTGAGCGAACTAGCGAGGACCTTCAGGGCCGCAGACAACAACGAGCTCGCTCAGAAGTACGAAACACTCTTTCGCAACTACTACGGCATGGTGCAGCAGTAA
- a CDS encoding NAD(P)H-hydrate dehydratase — translation MNINLCLKILNAAQIHQTDQHTIAHEPIASVDLMERAATCFVHAFREHYTMDEPVRVFCGRGNNGGDGLAIARLLLDAGYGVEVCLLGEEDQGTPDFLLNLQRLKGMLDPICIRRKMDLPPIAEGEIIVDALFGSGLSRPIEGMYAACIEAINENAAHVVAVDIASGLGCDQCYDEGSVMLVRHTITFQSPKLMQLLPENDPHVGHLEVVDIGLDAKFIATIPSTYYLMTQPFVRSMFQPRKKFAHKGDAGRAMIVAGSYGMMGAAVLAAGACLRTGVGLLTMCLPRCGVNIMQTSVPEAMVRPTAGDWIEGFIDLEGFDVVGVGPGIGTEQQTADCLKLLIGSSKVPLVLDADALNILSQHPTWLEYLPKGSVLTPHPGEFRRLVGEWDSDIHKLQLLVEFAERYEVNVLLKGAHTAVANPSGQLFFNSTGNPGMATGGSGDVLTGMVTSLMAQKYSGLEAALMACYLHGLAGDLYAHQWNEQSLIASDLVDCIPGAYLEMGI, via the coding sequence ATGAACATCAATCTTTGCCTCAAAATTCTCAATGCCGCACAAATCCACCAAACAGACCAGCATACGATCGCTCATGAGCCGATTGCATCTGTGGATCTAATGGAACGAGCCGCCACTTGTTTTGTACACGCTTTTCGCGAGCACTATACGATGGACGAACCTGTCAGGGTGTTTTGTGGGAGGGGAAACAATGGAGGGGACGGCTTGGCTATCGCTCGACTGTTGCTAGATGCAGGGTATGGTGTAGAAGTGTGCCTGCTTGGTGAGGAGGACCAAGGAACGCCCGATTTTCTACTCAATCTACAAAGATTGAAAGGCATGTTAGATCCCATTTGCATACGACGAAAAATGGATCTTCCCCCAATAGCAGAGGGAGAAATCATAGTGGACGCTCTGTTTGGATCAGGTTTGTCAAGACCCATTGAGGGGATGTATGCTGCATGTATCGAAGCAATAAATGAGAATGCTGCACACGTTGTAGCGGTTGATATCGCCTCGGGATTGGGATGTGATCAATGCTACGATGAGGGAAGCGTGATGCTGGTGAGACATACGATTACTTTTCAGTCTCCCAAGCTGATGCAGTTACTCCCAGAGAATGATCCGCATGTCGGACATTTGGAAGTCGTGGATATCGGACTGGATGCAAAGTTTATTGCTACCATTCCGTCCACCTATTACTTGATGACTCAACCTTTCGTCCGGTCGATGTTTCAGCCTCGCAAGAAGTTTGCCCACAAGGGAGATGCAGGTCGCGCCATGATTGTAGCAGGGAGTTATGGAATGATGGGGGCAGCGGTATTGGCTGCTGGGGCTTGTCTACGCACAGGGGTAGGACTCCTGACGATGTGTCTGCCCCGATGTGGTGTGAATATCATGCAGACAAGTGTGCCAGAAGCAATGGTAAGGCCTACGGCTGGAGATTGGATCGAAGGGTTTATTGATTTGGAGGGCTTTGATGTCGTAGGAGTGGGGCCTGGTATCGGTACGGAACAGCAGACTGCCGATTGTCTGAAACTACTGATAGGGTCCAGCAAAGTGCCGTTGGTTCTGGATGCAGATGCCTTGAATATACTGAGTCAGCATCCTACTTGGTTGGAGTACTTGCCCAAGGGTAGTGTTTTGACTCCCCATCCAGGGGAGTTTAGACGTCTGGTGGGGGAGTGGGACAGTGATATCCACAAGTTGCAGCTGCTGGTTGAATTTGCGGAGCGCTATGAAGTGAATGTCTTGCTCAAGGGAGCACATACCGCTGTGGCAAACCCATCGGGACAGCTCTTCTTCAATTCAACAGGGAATCCAGGTATGGCGACTGGCGGTAGTGGAGATGTACTGACGGGAATGGTTACTTCCCTGATGGCGCAGAAGTACAGTGGATTGGAAGCGGCACTGATGGCATGCTATCTCCACGGTTTGGCTGGAGATCTCTATGCTCACCAATGGAACGAACAAAGTTTGATTGCTTCGGATCTCGTGGATTGTATCCCTGGTGCCTACCTAGAAATGGGGATTTGA
- a CDS encoding T9SS type A sorting domain-containing protein, producing the protein MKTKGVILGLILSSVVFVSRGQSTDSAPVYASNSETGLYQEPVLQLDNQIDIYPNPSVEFVIINIKNSTLRDVSFQLHSVIGNTVTVEAEKIAKDRFKIDLRTFSSGYYFLIIEDELSQFKQAHKFLKK; encoded by the coding sequence ATGAAAACAAAAGGAGTCATATTGGGTCTCATATTGAGCAGTGTTGTCTTTGTATCACGAGGACAATCCACTGACTCTGCGCCCGTATATGCTTCTAATTCGGAAACGGGGCTCTATCAAGAGCCAGTGCTTCAGCTTGACAATCAAATAGACATCTATCCCAATCCTTCGGTCGAATTTGTCATCATTAACATCAAGAACTCCACATTGAGAGATGTATCATTTCAGTTGCACAGCGTGATAGGCAATACGGTGACCGTCGAGGCAGAGAAAATAGCCAAGGATCGATTCAAGATTGATTTGAGGACCTTTTCTTCAGGGTATTACTTCCTCATCATAGAGGACGAATTGAGCCAATTCAAGCAAGCTCACAAGTTTTTGAAAAAATAA